A single region of the Pieris rapae chromosome 21, ilPieRapa1.1, whole genome shotgun sequence genome encodes:
- the LOC110999132 gene encoding microsomal triglyceride transfer protein large subunit, with product MVRPTTYIVFAIVVCGVSGLKPLNFAGREIYEVETTVQLQEVTQREREVGYKVKAVLSVEETWHADDERLLRFELAEPRLLIRGANAREDFLPHGSVWDSYPHTEFYAHFKGGLVLNVYLDANELFDVLNYKRSLISQFQLQTSTGAGIETDASGVCRVTYETLDENTVRKIKSECEGEWGESRRVARYTLKNGRLVGVHAEEVHEARLAAGGGLKARAWLRLSHRATAEAAPLAVDRAEALAAVPSRLAPAPLRAPALVPEDSVASSQSEDSQSTDWEPDEAERGGDAGQAWRAMRAREALCGETRARLGALLERVERGRLPAALRVLGSCGSKATHAVAADLLRLREPSSPLASLAPHYFAALALAPNPHESVVESLLASSSWPREEAEARDADVAAAALAALGAVSRTLRRREPESRLAAAVAASLISALAECRDERCRVAYLRALANCAPGGASDALLSRAERGSDAEALAALDALDALSADGPLSVRTSRRLQALIVSGRPLVVRASALDVVLRAAADAPFTLLSLVTTLTHQAEGELVRVLWQRLVALGESTALFRAALPPTLRTRALFAPATSVALRRRLSPPTAAPAAAVGLDSLQIARGGALRRGVVRLRGPDGDALVVDLVATGLEELAGGGGDDEPTAASLALSAGGARLPPVSLFDGRAELAAHVWAGTASAPTPALRAILPLASQTRALRLLDGVALRGRLEALSAVALDAHAQVSVWSRSARGGVEARGGVAALASLRAEAAWGELDAVAELELEPRLRIAADLDFYDGVALCVRVRVPAAPQTLRVTLQSRLGASGRRVRRVSERRWAAEGRTLSLGPELDAACRSLGSAED from the exons ATGGTTAGGCCAACAACGTATATAGTGTTTGCGATTGTAGTATGCGGCGTCTCGGGATTGAAGCCGCTGAACTTTGCCGGGCGCGAGATCTACGAAGTAGAGACAACTGTTCAGCTGCAGGAAGTGACACAACGCGAGCGTGAAGTGGGTTACAAGGTGAAGGCGGTTTTGAGCGTAGAAGAAACATGGCACGCAGATGACGAGCGGCTGTTGCGCTTCGAGTTGGCGGAGCCACGACTGCTAATTCGCGGTGCGAATGCCCGTGAAGACTTTCTGCCACACGGTTCTGTCTGGGACTCCTATCCTCACACCGAGTTTTATGCGCATTTTAAAGGTGGATTAGTGCTGAATGTTTACCTGGATGCCAACGAACTGTTTGATGTCCTCAACTACAAGCGTTCCCTTATTAGCCAATTTCAG CTTCAGACCTCCACGGGCGCAGGCATAGAGACGGATGCGTCAGGAGTCTGTCGAGTGACCTACGAGACTCTGGATGAGAATACCGTTCGAAAGATAAAG AGCGAGTGTGAAGGCGAGTGGGGCGAGTCGAGGCGTGTAGCTCGCTACACCCTGAAGAATGGGCGACTCGTAGGCGTGCATGCAGAGGAGGTACACGAGGCGCGGCTGGCGGCCGGAGGAGGGCTCAAGGCGCGCGCTTGGCTGCGGCTCTCGCATCGGGCCACCGCGGAGGCCGCGCCACTCGCCGTCGATCGAGCCGAGGCACTCGCGGCCGTGCCCTCGCGCCTCGCCCCCGCCCCCCTGCGGGCCCCCGCGCTCGTCCCCGAAGACTCGGTCGCTTCCTCG CAGTCGGAGGATTCGCAGTCGACGGATTGGGAGCCGGACGAGGCCGAGCGAGGCGGAGACGCGGGGCAGGCGTGGCGGGCGATGCGCGCCCGAGAGGCGCTCTGCGGCGAGACGCGGGCCCGCCTCGGCGCTCTGCTGGAGCGCGTGGAGCGGGGGCGTCTACCGGCCGCTCTGCGGGTGCTCGGCTCGTGCGGTTCGAAGGCGACGCACGCCGTCGCGGCCGACCTGCTGCGGCTCCGCGAGCCTTCGTCGCCGCTCGCCTCGCTGGCGCCGCACTACTTCGCCGCCCTGGCGCTCGCCCCGAACCCTCAC GAGAGCGTCGTCGAGAGTCTCCTCGCCTCGAGTTCTTGGCCTCGTGAGGAGGCCGAGGCCCGCGACGCCGACGTGGCCGCCGCCGCGCTCGCCGCTCTCGGCGCGGTCTCTCGGACGCTCCGGCGGCGCGAACCCGAGTCGCGACTCGCGGCCGCCGTCGCGGCGAGCCTCATCTCCGCCCTCGCCGAGTGCCGAGACGAGCGATGCCGCGTCGCCTATCTGCGCGCCCTGGCCAACTGCGCGCCCGGCGGCGCCTCCGACGCGCTCCTGTCGCGGGCGGAGCGGGGCTCCGACGCCGAGGCGCTGGCGGCGCTCGACGCCTTGGACGCGTTGAGCGCCGACGGCCCGCTCTCGGTTCGTACGTCGCGCCGCCTGCAGGCGCTGATCGTGTCGGGGAGGCCCCTGGTGGTGAGGGCCTCCGCGCTGGACGTGGTGCTGCGGGCCGCCGCCGATGCGCCTTTCACTCTGCTGTCGCTCGTCACCACGCTCACGCACCAG GCGGAGGGTGAGCTGGTGCGCGTGCTGTGGCAGCGGCTGGTGGCGCTCGGCGAGAGCACCGCTCTCTTCCGCGCGGCGCTGCCCCCCACTCTGAGAACGCGCGCGCTCTTCGCTCCCGCCACGTCCGTCGCCCTGCGGCGGCGTCTGTCGCCGCCGACCGCCGCGCCCGCCGCGGCGGTCGGTCTGGACTCGCTGCAGATCGCCCGCGGCGGCGCGCTGCGGCGAGGCGTCGTCCGGCTGCGGGGCCCCGACGGCGACGCGCTCGTCGTCGACCTCGTCGCGACCGGCCTCGAGGAGCTCGCGGGCGGCGGCGGCGACGACGAGCCGACGGCGGCGTCGCTGGCTCTGTCGGCGGGCGGCGCGCGTCTGCCGCCCGTCTCGCTGTTCGACGGCCGCGCCGAGCTGGCGGCGCACGTGTGGGCGGGCACGGCGAGCGCCCCGACGCCGGCCCTCCGCGCGATTTTGCCGCTGGCTTCGCAGACGCGAGCGCTGCGCCTCCTCGACGGCGTCGCCCTCCGTGGCCGCCTGGAGGCGCTCTCGGCGGTCGCTCTCGACGCGCACGCCCAGGTGTCGGTGTGGTCGCGCAGCGCGCGCGGCGGCGTGGAGGCCCGCGGAGGGGTGGCGGCGCTCGCCTCGCTGAGGGCGGAGGCGGCGTGGGGCGAGCTCGACGCCGTCGCCGAGCTCGAGCTCGAGCCGCGGCTGCGCATCGCCGCCGACCTGGACTTCTACGACGGGGTGGCTCTCTGCGTGCGCGTGCGCGTGCCGGCCGCTCCGCAGACGCTGCGCGTGACGCTGCAGTCTCGCCTGGGGGCGTCGGGGCGGCGCGTGCGGCGCGTCAGCGAGCGGCGCTGGGCCGCCGAGGGCCGCACTCTGTCGCTGGGCCCGGAGCTGGACGCCGCCTGCCGCTCGCTCGGCTCGGCCGAGGACTAG
- the LOC110999133 gene encoding ring canal kelch homolog isoform X1 — protein MEGANAVAELVGSVENSAAEGDGDHWGYSMMERCPSQSSLDESSQRREAGDREAGSQHAAQLLSALAALRQDAMLCDVRLQAQAEGATEPGEGTWAHRAVLAASSPYFRAMFTQFTERTRPTVTIQNVEPEALQAIIEYVYEPESLTITEDNVQALLSGASLVQVGGVRTACCAFLAAALSPDNALGIRAFAELHACAALAAAADDFVHKHTLDVLQTEEFLALEPASLARLLSSDHLSVPGEEPLLDALLRWLRHDPAARRERLADMLEHVRLPLLPRDVLVARAAAEPLASAPLRVKDLLIEALSFHLSRPERRAAAAAECARARPRRPPRSPRALLVVGGQAPKAVREVEALELDTGRWGAAAQLPTRRCRAGLAVVGGRLYAVGGFNGTLRVRSVDVYDVATDSWSAGPPLTARRSTLGVAAIGQVIYAVGGFDGAAGLSSAEALDPREGAWRPIAGMSTRRSSVGVAVLEGKLYAVGGYDGASRLCLSSVERYDPATDAWEPAEEMSARRSGAGVGVAGGALYAVGGHDGPAVRRSVERYRPAEGWSPAPPMAHARRNAAVAEHRGRLYVVGGDDGAANLNTVEVFDPATEQWTMLGSAMTLGRSYAGVAVVERGP, from the exons ATGGAGGGTGCTAATGCTGTGGCTGAATTAGT AGGAAGTGTAGAGAACAGTGCTGCAGAAGGTGATGGAGATCACTGGGGATATAG CATGATGGAGCGGTGCCCGTCGCAGTCGTCGCTGGACGAGTCGTCGCAGCGGCGCGAAGCCGGCGACCGAGAGGCGGGCTCGCAACACGCGGCGCAATTGCTCAGCGCACTCGCGGCGCTTCGTCAGGACGCGATGCTGTGCGACGTGCGCCTGCAG GCGCAGGCCGAGGGTGCCACGGAACCCGGCGAGGGAACGTGGGCTCATCGCGCGGTGTTGGCCGCCAGCTCGCCGTACTTCCGCGCCATGTTCACGCAGTTCACCGAGCGAACGCGCCCCACCGTCACCATACAG AACGTCGAGCCCGAGGCGTTGCAGGCCATCATCGAGTACGTGTACGAGCCCGAGTCGCTCACGATCACGGAAGACAACGTGCAGGCGCTGCTGTCGGGCGCGTCGCTGGTGCAGGTGGGCGGAGTGCGCACGGCCTGCTGCGCCTTTCTGGCCGCCGCGCTCTCGCCCGACAACGCGCTCGGCATTCGCGCCTTCGCCGAGCTGCACGCCTGCGCGGCGCTCGCCGCCGCCGCCGACGACTTCGTGCACAAGCACACGCTCGACGTGCTGCAGACCGAGGAGTTCCTCGCGCTCGAGCCGGCGTCGCTGGCGCGCCTCCTCTCCTCCGATCACCTCAGCGTTCCCGGCGAGGAGCCGCTCCTCGACGCGCTGCTGCGGTGGCTGCGACACGATCCCGCCGCGCGCCGCGAGCGCCTCGCCGACATGCTCGAGCACGTGCGCCTGCCGCTGCTGCCGCGAGACGTGCTCGTCGCGCGCGCCGCCGCCGAGCCGCTCGCGAGCGCGCCGCTGCGCGTCAAAGACCTGCTCATCGAGGCGCTCTCCTTTCACCTGTCGCGGCCGGAGCGccgcgccgccgccgccgcggAGTGTGCGCGGGCCCGGCCGCGACGGCCGCCGCGGTCGCCGCGCGCGCTACTCGTGGTCGGCGGCCAAGCGCCGAAGGCGGTGCGCGAAGTGGAGGCGCTCGAGCTGGACACGGGCCGCTGGGGCGCCGCCGCGCAGCTTCCGACGCGCCGCTGCCGCGCCGGATTGGCGGTCGTCGGCGGGCGGCTCTACGCCGTCGGCGGGTTCAACGGCACGCTGCGCGTGCGCAGCGTCGACGTCTACGACGTTGCGACCGACTCTTGGAGTGCGGGTCCGCCTCTGACGGCGAGGCGCTCGACGCTCGGCGTGGCGGCGATCGGGCAGGTGATCTACGCCGTGGGCGGGTTCGACGGAGCCGCCGGCCTCAGCTCGGCCGAGGCGCTGGACCCGCGCGAGGGAGCGTGGCGGCCCATCGCCGGCATGAGCACGCGTCGCTCGTCGGTGGGCGTGGCCGTGCTCGAGGGCAAGCTGTACGCGGTGGGCGGCTACGACGGAGCCTCGCGCCTCTGCCTCAGCTCGGTGGAGCGCTACGACCCGGCGACTGACGCGTGGGAGCCGGCGGAGGAGATGAGTGCGAGGCGGTCGGGGGCGGGCGTCGGCGTGGCGGGCGGCGCCCTGTACGCGGTCGGCGGCCACGACGGCCCCGCCGTGCGGCGCTCCGTGGAGCGGTACCGGCCCGCCGAGGGCTGGAGCCCGGCGCCGCCGATGGCGCACGCTCGCCGCAACGCCGCCGTGGCGGAGCATCGCGGCCGCCTCTACGTCGTCGGCGGCGACGACGGCGCGGCCAACCTCAACACGGTCGAG GTGTTCGATCCGGCCACCGAGCAGTGGACGATGTTGGGCAGCGCGATGACTCTGGGGCGGTCGTACGCGGGCGTGGCCGTGGTGGAGCGCGGCCCCTGA
- the LOC110999133 gene encoding ring canal kelch homolog isoform X2 translates to MEITGDIDGEEMVCVLRWRSMMERCPSQSSLDESSQRREAGDREAGSQHAAQLLSALAALRQDAMLCDVRLQAQAEGATEPGEGTWAHRAVLAASSPYFRAMFTQFTERTRPTVTIQNVEPEALQAIIEYVYEPESLTITEDNVQALLSGASLVQVGGVRTACCAFLAAALSPDNALGIRAFAELHACAALAAAADDFVHKHTLDVLQTEEFLALEPASLARLLSSDHLSVPGEEPLLDALLRWLRHDPAARRERLADMLEHVRLPLLPRDVLVARAAAEPLASAPLRVKDLLIEALSFHLSRPERRAAAAAECARARPRRPPRSPRALLVVGGQAPKAVREVEALELDTGRWGAAAQLPTRRCRAGLAVVGGRLYAVGGFNGTLRVRSVDVYDVATDSWSAGPPLTARRSTLGVAAIGQVIYAVGGFDGAAGLSSAEALDPREGAWRPIAGMSTRRSSVGVAVLEGKLYAVGGYDGASRLCLSSVERYDPATDAWEPAEEMSARRSGAGVGVAGGALYAVGGHDGPAVRRSVERYRPAEGWSPAPPMAHARRNAAVAEHRGRLYVVGGDDGAANLNTVEVFDPATEQWTMLGSAMTLGRSYAGVAVVERGP, encoded by the exons ATGGAGATCACTGGGGATATAG ACGGTGAGGAAATGGTTTGCGTTTTGCGTTGGCGCAGCATGATGGAGCGGTGCCCGTCGCAGTCGTCGCTGGACGAGTCGTCGCAGCGGCGCGAAGCCGGCGACCGAGAGGCGGGCTCGCAACACGCGGCGCAATTGCTCAGCGCACTCGCGGCGCTTCGTCAGGACGCGATGCTGTGCGACGTGCGCCTGCAG GCGCAGGCCGAGGGTGCCACGGAACCCGGCGAGGGAACGTGGGCTCATCGCGCGGTGTTGGCCGCCAGCTCGCCGTACTTCCGCGCCATGTTCACGCAGTTCACCGAGCGAACGCGCCCCACCGTCACCATACAG AACGTCGAGCCCGAGGCGTTGCAGGCCATCATCGAGTACGTGTACGAGCCCGAGTCGCTCACGATCACGGAAGACAACGTGCAGGCGCTGCTGTCGGGCGCGTCGCTGGTGCAGGTGGGCGGAGTGCGCACGGCCTGCTGCGCCTTTCTGGCCGCCGCGCTCTCGCCCGACAACGCGCTCGGCATTCGCGCCTTCGCCGAGCTGCACGCCTGCGCGGCGCTCGCCGCCGCCGCCGACGACTTCGTGCACAAGCACACGCTCGACGTGCTGCAGACCGAGGAGTTCCTCGCGCTCGAGCCGGCGTCGCTGGCGCGCCTCCTCTCCTCCGATCACCTCAGCGTTCCCGGCGAGGAGCCGCTCCTCGACGCGCTGCTGCGGTGGCTGCGACACGATCCCGCCGCGCGCCGCGAGCGCCTCGCCGACATGCTCGAGCACGTGCGCCTGCCGCTGCTGCCGCGAGACGTGCTCGTCGCGCGCGCCGCCGCCGAGCCGCTCGCGAGCGCGCCGCTGCGCGTCAAAGACCTGCTCATCGAGGCGCTCTCCTTTCACCTGTCGCGGCCGGAGCGccgcgccgccgccgccgcggAGTGTGCGCGGGCCCGGCCGCGACGGCCGCCGCGGTCGCCGCGCGCGCTACTCGTGGTCGGCGGCCAAGCGCCGAAGGCGGTGCGCGAAGTGGAGGCGCTCGAGCTGGACACGGGCCGCTGGGGCGCCGCCGCGCAGCTTCCGACGCGCCGCTGCCGCGCCGGATTGGCGGTCGTCGGCGGGCGGCTCTACGCCGTCGGCGGGTTCAACGGCACGCTGCGCGTGCGCAGCGTCGACGTCTACGACGTTGCGACCGACTCTTGGAGTGCGGGTCCGCCTCTGACGGCGAGGCGCTCGACGCTCGGCGTGGCGGCGATCGGGCAGGTGATCTACGCCGTGGGCGGGTTCGACGGAGCCGCCGGCCTCAGCTCGGCCGAGGCGCTGGACCCGCGCGAGGGAGCGTGGCGGCCCATCGCCGGCATGAGCACGCGTCGCTCGTCGGTGGGCGTGGCCGTGCTCGAGGGCAAGCTGTACGCGGTGGGCGGCTACGACGGAGCCTCGCGCCTCTGCCTCAGCTCGGTGGAGCGCTACGACCCGGCGACTGACGCGTGGGAGCCGGCGGAGGAGATGAGTGCGAGGCGGTCGGGGGCGGGCGTCGGCGTGGCGGGCGGCGCCCTGTACGCGGTCGGCGGCCACGACGGCCCCGCCGTGCGGCGCTCCGTGGAGCGGTACCGGCCCGCCGAGGGCTGGAGCCCGGCGCCGCCGATGGCGCACGCTCGCCGCAACGCCGCCGTGGCGGAGCATCGCGGCCGCCTCTACGTCGTCGGCGGCGACGACGGCGCGGCCAACCTCAACACGGTCGAG GTGTTCGATCCGGCCACCGAGCAGTGGACGATGTTGGGCAGCGCGATGACTCTGGGGCGGTCGTACGCGGGCGTGGCCGTGGTGGAGCGCGGCCCCTGA
- the LOC110999139 gene encoding uncharacterized protein LOC110999139, with protein sequence MDMEHFIEAVRRYPCLWDTAAPEYRDQELKDAAWADLVKETDLSSVKEVKLKWKKLRDSYRDALKRQSEVAAGGKRGSAWKYTHLMHFLQPHMNARKKPPFPQAAPREPSAEVGEGERVNGHEGSEDSCSSRSSTPRRRRTRPAPLKRPLSPRHQELPDPLDIFFNSMCQSTKRLPYPAQIRIKKALFAAVIEAEEGLLAEQQNYAALWAREAASTSGSEPAGQQEDVKPYP encoded by the exons ATGGACATGGAGCATTTCATCGAGGCCGTGCGCCGCTACCCCTGCCTCTGGGACACAGCCGCGCCGGAGTACCGCGATCAGGAGTTGAAGGACGCCGCCTGGGCAGACCTCGTCAAGGAGACCGACCTCTCTTCTG TAAAAGAAGTAAAGCtgaagtggaagaagctgCGCGACAGCTACCGCGATGCGCTGAAGCGTCAGAGCGAAGTGGCGGCGGGCGGCAAGCGTGGCAGCGCCTGGAAGTACACTCACCTAATGCACTTCCTACAGCCGCACATGAACGCCCGAAAGAAGCCGCCGTTCCCGCAGGCGGCGCCGCGCGAGCCCAGCGCAGAGGTCGGCGAGGGAGAGCGCGTCAACGGGCACGAAGGGAGCGAAGACAGCTGCTCGTCGCGGTCGTCGACGCCGAGGCGGCGGCGCACCCGCCCCGCGCCCCTCAAGCGGCCTCTGTCGCCGCGACACCAAGAGCTGCCCGACCCGCTCGACATCTTTTTCAACAGCATGTGTCAGTCCACAAAACGGCTTCCGTACCCGGCgcaaataagaataaaaaaagcgTTATTCGCAGCCGTGATAGAAGCGGAGGAGGGGCTGTTGGCGGAACAGCAGAACTATGCGGCCTTGTGGGCGCGCGAGGCCGCTTCCACCTCGGGCAGTGAGCCTGCCGGGCAGCAAGAGGACGTCAAGCCTTACCCGTGA
- the LOC110999138 gene encoding uncharacterized protein LOC110999138: MARRVRVRKDLSKKQKDVGRLVDTGQADDRRLIRLVQARPVLYARNNMPVASYYTSVKRQWQEVAQEMDWTVAEVRRKWSHIRNSYSRHLRNEMHGACTSRGRMVSKWYLADDLEFLRDHMATDARSVPYPSFAPTLLDLDSADDAHDVKPLLSPAWFMTPPLAPRASSDDGCGSAFGSEESSSYFQFFRGLHADYQMLCGSRQRAFQRRCLAVLHELLDERDSGRPPPVSDDETDAKAPEVEPTDSRSTTYDDAR; encoded by the exons ATGGCTCGGCGGGTGCGCGTGCGGAAAGACCTGTCCAAGAAGCAGAAAGACGTGGGGCGCCTGGTGGACACGGGACAGGCAGACGACAGACGCCTCATTCGGCTGGTGCAGGCGCGCCCCGTTCTGTACGCGCGCAACAACATGCCCGTCGCCAGCTACTACACCAGTGTCAAGCGACAGTGGCAAGAAGTGGCGCAAGAGATGGACTGGACAG TGGCGGAAGTGCGTCGCAAGTGGTCGCACATCCGCAACTCGTACTCGCGCCACCTCCGCAACGAGATGCACGGGGCGTGCACGAGTCGCGGCCGCATGGTGTCTAAGTGGTACCTCGCCGACGACCTGGAATTCCTACGTGACCACATGGCCACCGATGCGCGATCCGTGCCCTATCCCAGCTTCGCGCCCACGCTGCTCGACCTCGACTCCGCTGATGACGCGCACGACGTGAAGCCGCTGTTGTCTCCCGCGTGGTTCATGACTCCGCCGCTCGCGCCCCGCGCTTCCAGCGACGACGGATGCGGCTCGGCCTTCGGTTCCGAGGAGAGCTCCTCGTACTTCCAGTTCTTCCGAGGCTTGCACGCCGACTATCAGATGCTGTGTGGTTCCCGCCAGCGCGCCTTCCAGCGGCGCTGTCTGGCCGTGTTGCACGAGCTGCTCGACGAACGCGACAGTGGGCGGCCGCCGCCCGTCAGCGACGACGAAACCGATGCCAAGGCGCCCGAGGTCGAGCCGACGGATTCCAGATCTACAACCTACGACGACGCCAGGTGA